CGGTGCGCCGGCACCTGGTCTTCACCGGCTCCCCCGGCACCGGGAAGACCACGGTCGCGAGGCTGTACGGCGAGATCCTCGCCTCCCTCGGGGTGCTGGAGCGCGGGCACCTGGTCGAGGTGTCGCGCGTGGACCTGGTGGGCGAGCACATCGGCTCCACGGCGATCCGCACGCAGGAGGCCTTCGACCGGGCGCGCGGCGGGGTGCTGTTCATCGACGAGGCGTACGCGCTGGCCCCGGAGGACTCGGGCCGGGACTTCGGGCGCGAGGCGATCGACACGCTGGTGAAGCTGATGGAGGACCACCGGGACGCGGTGGTGGTGATCGTCGCCGGCTACACGGCGGAGATGGAACGCTTCCTGACCGTCAACCCGGGTGTGGCCTCGCGGTTCTCACGCACCATCGCCTTCGGCGACTACGGCCCGGGGGAACTGCTGCGGATCGTGGAACAGCAGGCGGAGGAGCACGAGTACCGCCTCGGGGAGGGCACCGCCGAGGCGCTGCTGGCGTATTTCACGGAGCTGCCCAAGGGTCCGGCCTTCGGCAACGGCCGCACCGCGCGCCAGACCTTCGAGTCGATGGTGGAGCGGCACGCGGGGCGGGTGGCCCAGCTGTCGGAGCCGAGCACGGACGAGCTCACCCTGCTGTTCCCGGCGGATCTGCCGACGCTGCCGGCCCCTTGCTGACAGCGGGGCGCTGTGCGGGTACGTCGGCGCGGGCCGCCGTGTCCAGCCGGGCGAGCAGGGCTGCGCGTTCGGCGGCGAAGGCGGGGTCCGCCTGGTAGTCGCTGTGGCCGAGGATCGGCGCGGGCAGCGGGTGGCGTGCGCTTCGTCCGTAGGCGAGGGGGTCGGCCAGCGGGCCGCGGTCCACTGCCGGTGAGGCGGGGCCGGGGAGCGCGGGGCCTCCGATGGGGTCGGTGGCCCGCCAGAGGTTGCGCCAGCAGTCGACGTCGCGGTGCAGGGCGGCGAGCGGGCCGGGGCCGAAGTAGGCGGGGAACCAGCGGCCGTAGAGGCGGGCGAGCGGGGATCCGTAGGTGAGCAGCGCGACGCGGCGGCGGGCGGGCGGCGGCAGCTGCCAGACGGCGGCGGCGGCGAGCACGCTGCCCTGCGAGTGGCCGGAGATCACCAGTCGGCCGCCGGTGCGGCCGGTCCACCCGGCCATCCGCCAGGTCAGGTCGGGGACGGCGCGCTCGGCGTAGCAGGGCGGGGCGAAGGGGTGGGCGGCGCGCGGCCAGAAGGTGCCGACGTCCCAGAGGATCCCTATGGTCCGCCGGGCGGCCGGGTCCCGGTAGGCGCGGCGGCCCCAGGCGGCGAAGAGGGCGATACCGAGTCCGATCAGCCAGGATCCGGCGTCCTGGGCTGCGCGGGCGGCGGTCTCCAGCAGCGGCGGGCCGCCGCGTGCGGCCTCGCCCGGGACACGCCCGCTGATCCAGGCTCCGGCCAGTGCGCCCGCGCCGAGCACCAGGGTGACCCCGGAGACGGCCGCGACGAACCAGGGCGCGGAGTCGGTGAGCGCGGCGGCCGTCCGTGCCCCGGCGATACGGCGGCTGCGCGCGGTGTCCGGGGTCTCCCCCGGGTATTCGTCCGCGACGGCCGCGGCGAGGCCGCGCCGGGCCCGGGCCGCACGTACCGCGAACCAGGCGGCGAGCAGCGCCAGGACGAGGAGCAGCGGGGGCAGGACGGCTGCCTGCCAGGACAGCAGCACGGGCGGGCCGGGCAGGGGTGCGCCGGCCATGCCGGGGGTGGCTCCTCCGTCCAGCCAGTCGGCGACGCGCTGGGCGACCCCGCCGGTCATGACCCCGCCGAGGGCGCAGCCCAGCATGGCGACGGCGGGGCCGCCGAGGCCGCGGAGGGCGGCCGCGGGATCGGGGGCCCTGCGGTACAGGTGGCGGGCGACGGCGGCGAGGGCGAGTACGCACAGGCCCTGGCCGAGCATGAGCACCCCGAAGGCGAAGTCCCCGGGGAGCCGTCCGGTGGATGTCCAGTCCGGGCGCGGGAGGCAGGCGTGCAGGAGGACGGCGGCGAGGAGGGCGAGGGCGGCTCCGGGCAGCAGGCTGACCGCGGCCCGGTCCAGGCGGTGGTCGGGGCGGTCCTCGCTGCGGCCGCGCCGGCAGACGACCCAGGCGACGGTGACGGCCCCGGCGGCGAGGAGGGCCTGGGTGATCCAGCCGAGGGCTTCGAGGGCGGGGGCGGCGGCCCCGGTGCGGCGGTCGTGGTCGGCGGTCGGCGCGGAGACGGCCACCGCGACGGTCAGCAGCCCGGCCGCGGTGTGCGCGGCCCGCAGCCGGGCCACGATGCGGCGCCCGTACCAGAATCCGGGGCGGCCGAGCGCGGGCGCGGTGGCGGAGGCGGTGTCCGGGTCGGCGGCGCCGGCGGGCGGCGGCTGGGATTCGTATGCGCTCCAGGTGCGGTTCGACAGGTACCAGAGCAGCCCGGTCAGTGCGGTGGGGACCAGTGCGCCGAGGGCGAGGCGGCGGCCGGGCTGGGACCACCAGCCGCCGCCTTCGGGGGCGAGGAAACCGAGCGGGGAGCCGGCGGCGGTGCAGGTCGCGGAGCCGGCGCACTGCCAGGCGGCGAGGTCGAGCGCGACCTCGCAGGCGGCGGCGATCAGCAGGACGGTCAGGCTGAGCGCGAGGATCCGGACGAGGACCCCGTACGTGCGCACCGCGCGCGGCGCGGGGTCGGCGCCGGGGCCGGTGGGGGCGGCGGGCCGGGCCCAGTGGGCGAGGTTGGCCACCATGAAGGGCAGGAGCAGCAGCCACAGGGCGCGGGCGCCGTTGCCGGAGGTGAGCCGGGACCAGCAGTAGGCCTCGGGGACGGGCAGGCCGGCGTACCGCTCGGGGTGGGCTTCGGCGTCGGCGTCCTCGGTGCGGCGGAACACGGCCGCGGTGGAGTCGCCGGTGACGCGCACGGTGCGGGGGTCGCCGAGGAGTTCGGCGGGGGATGCTCCGGCGACTCCGTGCACCAGGAGTTCGAGGGCGAGGGGCGGGTCGGTGTGGGGGCGGTCGGGCACGGAGGCCTCCGCTCGCGGGGGATGGGCGTCGTCGGCGCGGCACCACAGGCGCGGATCCAGCATCCCGCGCGGCGGCGGCGCTGCCCAGGCCCCGTCCGGGGGAATCCGCGGTCGGCGACCGGGACGGACAGGAAGTGGTGGGGCGGGAGTTGCGGTGGGGAATCGTGGGGAGACCGCGGCGGACTTCTCCGGGGCGCGCCGCTATGGTGGCGCGCGCACGTCCGCCGGAACATCCCCCTCAGGAGGTACCGCCATGGTTCGCCGACTCCGCCCGGTGGGGCTGGACTTCATCGATGACGCGCCGGTCCGGCTGGTGTTCGCCGCGCAGGCGTCGGCGCCGCCCGAGGCCGTCTACCACGCGCTCGCCGACGAGGTGGAGGGCTGGCCGCGCTGGTTCAGGGCGGTGACGCTGGCCCGCCCGCTGTACGGCGGGGCGGGCCGCGAGATCGGGCTGCTGGGCGGGGTGCGCATGCAGGAGACGGTCATGGCGGCGGAGCCCGAACGGCGTTACGCGTACCGGGTGGACACGACCAACGCGCCCGGTGTCCGGGCCCTGTTGGAGGAGTGGAGGCTCACTCCGGCCGGATCGGGCACGCACGTGCGCTGGACGTTCGCGGCGGACGGCCCGGCCGCGTTCCGCCTGGTCCTGACCGTCGCCCGGCCCGGCCTGGGCCACTCCTTCCGCACAGCCGTCCGTACGCTGGACGCCCGCCTCACCGCCCCCCGCGCGTCCGGCCGTTGACCCGGGGCGCGCCAGGCGGGCGTACTCCCAGGGGTCGTGCGCGCTGAAGACGGTGACCTCGTCCGGGTGGTCGCGGACGAGGTCGCGCAGCCGGTCGCGCGTCGCGGTGCGGGCCGCGGCGTCGGTCTGCGCGTCCTGCTGGACCGGTTCGAGGAGGGGATGGCCGAGGGCCGGGGTGTGCTCAAGCTCGCCGTGGTACATGTACGCGTCGCCTGCGTGCAGCAGCCACCTGGCGTGGTCGTCGCGCACGGCGACGCCCGCGTGCCCGGCCGAGTGGCCCGGCAGCGGCACCAGCAGCAGCTCGTGTCCCAGCCCCTGCGGCCGGGCCGCGCCGGGGAAGCCGAACCAGTTCGCGGGCCCGTCCGTGGTCGCGGGTGTCAGCCGCGGGCCGTGCGCCCGGTGGGCGGGCATGAAGCGGTCCAGGCTGTGCCGGTGGTGCGCGGCCGAGGGGTCGGTG
This DNA window, taken from Streptomyces sp. TN58, encodes the following:
- a CDS encoding SRPBCC family protein, with product MVRRLRPVGLDFIDDAPVRLVFAAQASAPPEAVYHALADEVEGWPRWFRAVTLARPLYGGAGREIGLLGGVRMQETVMAAEPERRYAYRVDTTNAPGVRALLEEWRLTPAGSGTHVRWTFAADGPAAFRLVLTVARPGLGHSFRTAVRTLDARLTAPRASGR